The window AGGGGACTTGACTGAGATGTTTTTAGCCAAAGATAGAAACTTTTGATAGTCATATTTCTGATGTATTGCTACTTATTTTGAATATTtctgttaatgagtttcctgtaCTCAGCCATTTTAAGCTTGGATACGTTCCAAAATAAAGTTGTAGTCATCCCTCTTTCTATGATGTTACATGTATAATCATACATAATTTGTATTTAAGAAGAATAGCCTATATACATTATACCTGTAAACCTGTTCACCTCACATTTCTGTAGACACTATCTGTTTATCCGTAAATGATAGTTCCCGATGCTCAtcatttatgttttttgtttgtccTCTACGTAGGTATCCTGGGATGCCAGAGGAGGACTTTTTAAAAGCTTGCCCTGTATGTTGTAACGTTTGCAACTGCATAGCATGTTTGCGGTTAGATGGATCAGTGAAAGTAGGATtctttcaatttttctctttGTCTAATGCTCTAAAAacatttattaattaaaattgagTGGTTCTCTTGTTTGCATTGCAGCATTTGTTGAATGTAGAAGTGAAGTTCAGCGATGAAGAAAAACTCGAGTACTCTAAGCACATTGTACGAGCACTTTTGCCTGCTCTGGAACAATTTAATACCGAGCAAAtgattgaaaggcagattgagtgTCAGATTCATGGTATTAAATCTCTCTATTTAATTTATAGAGAGGCTGTGTCATTTAATAGGTTGTCATATACCGTTGGTAA of the Capsicum annuum cultivar UCD-10X-F1 unplaced genomic scaffold, UCD10Xv1.1 ctg19063, whole genome shotgun sequence genome contains:
- the LOC107853989 gene encoding lysine-specific demethylase JMJ25-like, translated to MFFVCPLRRYPGMPEEDFLKACPVCCNVCNCIACLRLDGSVKHLLNVEVKFSDEEKLEYSKHIVRALLPALEQFNTEQMIERQIECQIHALPDSEINIRKANYEKDDRISCDYCSAFIVDLHRSCSTCSYELCLTCCKELRNGNLQAYASEVRMQLLTMDQIICMVKVVA